A single region of the Neodiprion pinetum isolate iyNeoPine1 chromosome 5, iyNeoPine1.2, whole genome shotgun sequence genome encodes:
- the LOC138190968 gene encoding cilia- and flagella-associated protein 299-like: MTQRGTQIDGDRRLLEFHTYEEYLDSLVTTVDLCYLRSTTVARSIAELGYRCIGETLTKEEFYRRLKAVENLLYPTRGPYELASELIVPASTLQQELALRERANRLGTLMTIVFLRHFTRFGFEVSGYIDYRHRLTEEDWTPFFQGKRKLLPLESDLAFYHWRMGKTVCNETPNFHPFIDPKQGLVLKNLHDRSIISIDPDGPSPTISTTRVNVKCDGYEQVVFYDHVVRRKL; encoded by the coding sequence ATGACTCAAAGGGGCACACAAATTGACGGAGATCGGAGATTGCTGGAATTTCATACGTACGAAGAATATTTAGACTCACTGGTCACAACGGTAGATCTATGCTACCTGAGAAGTACGACGGTAGCTCGTTCAATAGCAGAATTGGGCTACAGATGCATAGGAGAGACTCTGACAAAGGAAGAATTTTACAGACGTCTCAAGgccgttgaaaatttattgtatcCAACTCGCGGCCCTTATGAACTCGCGTCAGAGTTAATTGTACCAGCTAGTACCCTTCAACAGGAGTTGGCTCTGCGGGAGCGAGCGAACAGACTTGGGACATTGATGACGATAGTGTTTCTGCGTCATTTCACAAGGTTTGGATTCGAGGTATCAGGCTACATCGACTATAGGCATAGATTGACCGAGGAAGACTGGACGCCGTTCTTtcaaggaaaaagaaaactactACCGCTAGAGTCCGATCTGGCTTTTTACCACTGGAGGATGGGAAAAACCGTGTGCAACGAAACACCAAATTTTCATCCATTCATAGACCCCAAGCAGGGACTTGTGTTAAAGAATCTGCACGATCGAAGCATCATTTCTATTGATCCTGACGGACCGTCACCTACGATAAGCACAACGCGAGTAAACGTGAAATGTGATGGTTATGAGCAAGTCGTTTTCTACGACCACGTTGTGAGGCGAAAACTTTGA